The genomic DNA gtttgtttttcaggTCAATAACCAACCATGAGTTAGAAGACTTAGGCTATGTGATGTTTAAAAAATAAGAAGATATGAAACATTTCCTTCTGACTATTTATTTGATGGTGCAGTGTGGCTATGGTAAGTTACCAACACCAATCATTGTTAAGAACAGGTTCAACATCTGACTGTACTGTTTTTGTCACTATCATATATGTTGTTGTAGTGTgtgttatttaagcaataaggcatgagggAGGCCaaaataccacggctaagggctgttcttaagcacgacgcaacgcagagtgcctagTGCCTAGTGCCTATTGttcatatatcacaaacccctgaggtgcattattgctattatgaactggttgccaacgtaattagagcagtaaaaatacatgttttatcatacccatggtatacggtctgatataccatggctttcagccaatcagcattcagaactcaaaccacccagtttataataagcATTATGATCTGGGTGGTTcgatccctgaatgctgattggctgacagccatggcatatcagaccatataccacgagTATGACAACATTTTTAAATTTtaatttttactgctctaattacgttgttgtaatagtttataatagcaataaggcacctcaggggtttgtgatatatggacaatataccatggctaagggctgtatccaggcgtTGCGTCGTGCCTAAGAGCAGCCCTTGGCCAtggaatattggccatataccacaccccctcgggccttatagCTTAAATATTCCACCTTATATTTCTGGCAGCTGTTTTTGTACTGAACtggaaaataaaatattttagtggcgcagtggtctaataCCCTGACTACAACGCTCGTGTCACGTGCGCAAGCTTTGAAAAATAAATGTAGGAAtatatattattcaattattgcacccacactgctctcACACGTCAACGAGTGTCTgcattgccaagggctaaaatagaagtcattcctatttctgacgcagatcgcgctgcaagtcctgcctctcccatctcctcattggtttatagaagcaggtacccacgtgccatctcctcattggttatacccacatgggtgattgaaagactaacTGTTGCTGTTTGTCGTGGTAATAATATGAaggtttagatgccaatcaccatataagttaaaCATGAAAAATCCTGGAAGGAGGAGCGATGACTAGGAACGATTCCGTTGACtgtttttatgtgtggattaattgtcggagttgaggaccttgtgcatttcaggtcaaataacaacctaatgtttatatcccaggacaaattagcgaGCTGCAAGCTAATGCTTTTCTGCCtttccccaaattaatgtcattggttgagagtttttgatatttcaacctgcgtgtcaggattgcgtttggtgtagggggacaaaatgcATTtctgcacgatggcgcacgcacgCAGCTGGTTTGTGTTCCGTGTAAGGCACTGCAGTgtttgaggcatcactacagatccgggttcgatcccgggctgtgtcgcaaCTGGCCGCGAGGcggtgtacaattggcccagcggcgcccgggttaggggagggtttggccggcatgTCCTTGTcccagcaactcctgtggtgcACCGGGTgcatgcacactgacacggtcgccagttgtactgtgtttcctctgacacattggtgcagctggcttccaggttaaatgagcagtgtgtcaagaagcagtgcgacttggcagggtcgtgtttcggaggacgcatggctctcgaccttcgatctgccgagtccgtacgggagttgcggCGTTGGGACAAGATTGTAACtatcaattggatatcacgaaattggggagaaaaaggggtaaaaaataataacaaaaaGAAAACCGGTTCAATATAGCATTCCAGTTTTACTGCCAGATACCATCAGCAAGTTATGTATTTACTGCACCTGCCTACCTGGCCTCGGATAAGACACTGTGAACATTTGctctcacatatatatatacccacCCACAAACAGTCTGTGTCTGTGGGCAGTATAGTGGTACCATAAACTGTATGTTATCTTTATGAGTTTGATGGTAATGGCCCTCACTGTATTAGCTTCTTCCTTTCAGCCCTGTGCTCCCTCCCTGCTCCAGTCAATGTTTCCATAGAGTCCCTCAACTTCCACCATGTTCTACGCTGGAGCGCCGGTCCAGGTACACCTCCTGGGACCGTGTACAAGATCATCCGCAGGTTGTCACAATATTTTGAATGACGGTTTATTCCcaaaccattctgttgttgaggtaTGCCCAAACCCAGTGCTTTTGCCTATATGCATTTAGCAGTggtggaaacactggacagttactttgaATTCAAACGGAGTATAGTGTCACCTATCGTCATGATTTTGTATGTGTTAATCTTGTTGGATAATTCTACTACTGCATTGTGGTTACGTTATTGGACTTTAGACAAATGATGTTGATCGGATTCCCATGACACACTTGATATGACTGGGTTGTGGATTGTCTCAGAGGTTAGATGTAATAACACTATAATTACAGTAGTAAATCATTGCTTTTCAGAGTGACAGTCATTGGAAAGTTCAAACTTCAGTCAGAGCATTTTGGTTTTCACTTGTGGAGAAAAGTGTTTGTTTTGAACATAAGCTATAACCTTTACCTTTAACCAACATTAGCCTATTCAGCATAATTTGCCTGTCTTACCAAGTGTGTTGTGGCTGGAATATTTGACTGCAGTGTGAACATTTTTTTTCTCAAGTATTGCTTTCACTTGACCGTAGATACAGCTTTGTGTCATCGTGGTCGTTGTTTCCACCCTCATAGTATCTGCTCTAGAGACTGTTATGCAGGTGTTACCACTTTAAAAAGGCTGTGAATTTCAAGGAAATTCAATATAATCAACCACTTTCTCTTCTGCTGGGGGTCTGGTGAGGATGCAACAAGTCTTACAGATGAGCTTACTGAAAACACAGCTTTGTTTTGTTTGAactacagatacagtggggcaaaaaaagtatttagtcagccaccaattgtgcaagttcttccacttaaaaagatgagaggcctgtaatgttcattataggtacacttcaactatgacagacaaaatgagaaaaaaatccagaaaatcacattgtaggatttttaatgaatttatttgcaaattatggtggaaagtaagtatttggtcacctacaaacaagcaagatttctggctctcacagacctgtaacttcttctttaagaggctcctctgtcctccactcgttacctgtattaatgccacctgtttgaacttgttatcagtataaaagacacctgtcgacaacctcaaacagtcacactccaaactctactatggccaagaccaaagagctgtcaaaggagaccagaaacaaaattgtagacctgctccaggctgggaagactgaatctttaataggtaagcagcttggtttgaagaaatcaactgtgggagcaattattcggaaatggaagacatacaaagaccactgataatctccctcgatctggggctccacgcatgatctcaccccgtggggtcaaaatgatcacaagaacggcgagaaaaaatcccagaaccacacggggggaccaagtgaatgacctgcagagagctgggaccaaagtaacaaagcctaccatcagtaacacactacgccaccagggactcaaatcctgcagtgccagacgtgtccccctgcttaagccagtacatgtccaggcccgtctgaagtttgctagagagcatttggatgatccagaagaagattgggagaatgtcatatggtcagatgaaaccaaaatataactttttggtaaaaactcaactcgtcgtgtttggaggacaaagaatgctgaggtgcatccaaagaacaccatacctactgtgaagcatgggggtggaaacatcatgctttggggctgtttttctgcaaagggaccaggacgactgatccgtgtaaaggaaagaatgaatggggccatgtatcatgagattttgagtgaaaacctccttccatcagcaagggcattgaagatgaaacgtggctgggtctttcagcatgacaatgatcccaaacacaccgccacgggcaacgaaggagtggcttcgtaagaagcatttcaaggtcctggagtggcctagccagtctccagatctcaaccccatagaaaatctttggagggagttgaaagtccgtgttgcccagcaacagccccaaaacatcactgctctagagtgtgtgaaccttgtgaagacttacagaaaacgtttgccctctgtcattgccaacaaagggtatataacaaagtattgagataaaatgttgttattgaccaaatactaattttccaccataatttgcaaataaattcataaaaaatcctacaatgattttctggattttttttctcatttggtctgttatagttgaagtgtacctatgatgaaaattataggcctctcatctttttaagtgggagaacttgcacaattggtggctgactaaatatgttTTTGCCCCACTTTAAATACTCATTATGGACCAGAGACAATTACTGAGTGATATGGGTATACAATTCTGTCTCACAACACTGCAAATGAGATATTGTTGAGGTTTGAAGACCACACAAATTAAACTTTTGAATCATTTGGAATGGAACCAAACATACTTTTTGTTAATGAAGTTATTCAACTCGCCTGCTCTTTGTTTTATTTGCTAATATTCGGCACCACACACAAATGACCCTCCTTGTTTCTGTCTCAACAGAGGAAACCACAGGCAGCAAGTTCCACATCAAACCAACGTGACAAGTCATAGGCTGGATCTAAAGTTCCCCAAAGAAGAGTATACATTCTGTGTTTCGGCCTTCCACAACCTCTCAGAGTCACCCGTGGTCGAGACCACCTTCACCCCCTTCACACAGAGTATGTCTGCTCTCCATTTTGTATTGCCAGTAGGAATGTTAAGATATTTCTTTGCTAGAGATTTCGAATAGGTGTTTGTGTGAGTGCAATTATTTACATTATCCAGGTCGACATTAAATTACACAATCTATGCATGTATTTGTGTGTGAACGTGTCTGATGTAACGTTTTTGTAAATTGTTTAATCTGTGTGTGAAATGATGCTACAGTACCATTATATCTTACTTAGCTGTTATTGGCTCTCCAATATTGTCTTTGGATGGATGTGGCAACTGCCTGGAAATCAACATCACACTGCTTGAGATAGAAACTATTAAAAAGGTCTATGGGAAATCATTATCTTTTGACATCTACtggaagagagcaggagagacaaaggtaaaaaaaaaaaaaaaaacaactagGCCTATTCTTTCCTTGTCTTCATTGCAGTATCAAATTGTACTATTTTTATGATGTGAACTATAGAGGACCATTTCATTGTGAATTATTACTCTTCATTCATGTTCATTTCCAGCCCCAAATGACCCAAACAACTCATTTAGCTTACATGCTGGAGAACTTGGAGGTGGGTATGGTGTACTGTGTGAGGGTGTACACAAGGATCATCACCAACCTCAACACACGGTCCTCTGGGTGGAAATGTGCTTACACCAGTGTTCTGGAGCCCAACAGAGGTGAATATTGTCTATAGTTTAAGTCAATGTTTCATCCCAATTGCACAGAGCCCCAATTTGAtcatgattctctctctctctctcagtccctgctgtgGTAGCTGGAGTGTCTGTTGTCCTCATTGTGAGTGGGGTAGGTCTGATGGTTCTCACGTTTGGCCTGCTCTACACGGGGTTCCTGTGCAAGCTGAAGACTCATCAACCCAGAGGACTGGTGAGAAATGGCTACATCTGTAACTAACTACACCTCACAATCTCACTCTTTGTCATTGTTTCAATGTTGATCTGTGGATCTAGGATGTGAATTTGTGGAGCTTAAGAAATGCAAAGCCACAATGCAAATACAAAGCCAATACCAATTCCTGTAGGAAAATACTGTAAGAGGAACTCTGTCACCCATGTAGTCCACATAAAGGGGTGTACACAACATCTATAGCCATGAGATTCAGGAATTGATGTCACTGTACCTTTCTGTGTTTAACacagcctctcttctccccccatgCAGACTGCCCTGGTGGAGGGCCACTTCCTCATCCCAGAGCGGACGATCCCTGACTTGGTCTCTATATCTTCTGCGACAGAGGAACAAGGGAAGGCCCGCAGATCAAAAACACACCATGACAGAGAGAACTCTAACcaagcaggggaggaggaggatgatgaagaggaagaggggggaaaCAACGGCTACATGGACCGCGCTGCGGGGCTCtcctctgacagcagctccagCACCACACAGTCCCAGGATGCATCAGGGACCAACATAGCCCTCCTTGACACAGCAGGGCATTCTATGGGATTGAGTTCTGAGGTAGCTGCTGCTGAGGAGGAAAGGGAAGCCCCTGTGGGTGTGATGGTGCTAGGATGTCAGGCTCAGGGAGAGGTCACAGGTGAACAGGCGAGGGTCATTTCCAGCTTTGACGGAGACCGACCCAGACCTTTGGGACTTGGAGGgttgggtggagaggaggaggaggaggaggaggaggaggaggaggagaaacaaaGAGAGGTGAAGGAGACCTCTGGTAATGTCGATCTGTTCTCTGTGACTCTGGGGGCattgaggagggaagaggagggcgAGTGTGAAGCGGAGACAGACTTTCTGTTAGAATTTTCGAAACAGGAGCAGAAGCCTCAACTTCCCATCGACTCCTTACAGAGGAACTTACGACCGGGCAGCATGAGATCTCAGAGTGAGATACAGGAGGATACAGGCCTAGTACTGACACTGCCAAAGACAGTCTGCACATGGATATACTCTGAATATTCAAATAGACATGCTGACAgcagcacagagacacactctGGCTACCTTGTAACGCACACAGGCACTGTGCAGGCTGACAAtgagacagaagaggaagaggaagacttCTCAGGGTACATGGGACAttgattattgtgtgtgtggctctgtgtAATAGTGTTCCTTAGCCGATAACTGCACAGATATTCCACTTGGTTGGATATCCTGTCTCACATAGGCCTACATTCCTTCCCAATTATTGCCTTCTGTTGAGGATGTGAATGTGTATGTAAAATAATAATTTCCATAAAATGCCATGCACTTGTTTTTGTATGTCGGTTTTATTTATTGTAATTCAAGTGCAATTTCACGAGAAGAATAAGCGCTCAGATCAAATTGTTATGCCATCTTAACCGACTTAATTTGGCATCAATGCGCTATTGACTCTTCCCCAATGATTGTATACACTACaataccaaaagtatgtggacacctgcttgtcgaacatctcattccaaaatcatgtgcattaatatggagttggtcccccccctttgctgctataacagcctccactcttctgggaaggctttccactagttaTTCAAACATTGCTGCGAGGacttagtgaggtcaggcactgatgtttggTGATTAGACccggctcgcagtcggcattccaattcctCCAAaaggtgttcaattgggttgaggtcaggggttctgtgcaggccagtcaaattcaTCCACAACAATCTCGACAAACGATTTCTGAATGGACCTCGTTTTGTGCACGGggatattgtcatgctgaaaaggaaagggccttcaccaaactgttgccacaaatttggaagcacagaatcgtcaagaatgtcattgtatgctatggCGTTAAGATATCccctcactggaactaaggggcctatcccgaaccatgaaaaacagccacagaccattattcctcctccactaaacttAACAGTTTGCACTATGtattgggcaggtagcgttctcctggcatcctccgaACCCAGATTTGTTTCTTCGGAattccagatggtgaagcgtaattcatcactccagagaaggcgtttccactgctccagaatccaatgaCAGCGAGCTTTGCACCACTCCAGTCAACGCTTGGCATTGTACATGGTGATCTTTGGCTTGTGTGCAGCTACTCGGCAATGGAAACCCACTTCattgttgcttccagaggcagtttggaactctagtgagtgttgcaaacgaTGAAATGCCATTTTTACACACTTCAGCGTtcagtgagcttgtgtggcctaccactttgcggctgagctgttgATCCTAGACGTttgcacttcacaataacagcacttacagttgcccggggcagctctagcagggcagaaatttgacgaactgacttgttggaaaggtggcatcctatgacggtgccacattgaaagtcactgagctcttcagtaaggccattctactgacaatgtttgtctatggagattgcatggctgtgtgatcAATTTTAAATGCCTGTTAGCAATGGGTTTGGCTAAGagagccgaatccactaatttgaaggggtgtccacatacatatgtgtgtatatataatgtatatgaATGGACAAACGCATCGAATGAATGAATGGTGTCATGTGATCGATGGTTTGGTCCATTCATATATAGGGGTCCAATGGGCCGCATTTCAACAACATGCTGGTTATTGTGGTTCCACACGTTGAATAGGTACAAAAATCTCGGTGGTGAACCAAAAAAAAGTAAAGGGTACGACACtgtcaacctggactcaggggtagacgtaacataaTAAATGTAAATCTTGGACACTCctattagtatgatatgttacatttcatatggtatatattaatttgtggatggccatcatccatttcgtatgatatgttacaaattgcaattcctatgatatgttacgaattgcaattcgtacaatatgttacgaatttggaAAAAGTATGCTATGTtgtgaattccaatttgttgtggctaatgtttgctaggtggctaacgctagtatgagctaggtggctaatgttaagTAATCTTAAGTAACCTTCTTTCTTATGTAACCGTACCATATTGTCaggaaaagaaaagagagagaacaacgAAAAAGCCTGGTCTTATAACTTGCGGTGCCCGACCCCTTGCCCATGTGTGTACATTTTAACATcaattggggagagagagactcaaaTATCCCATTCATTTGTACATACAGGGCACGTTTGAGTAGTAAGGCGAAAGCAACCGACTGTAGATTAAAGTCAAGGAGTGACGTCTGGGGAGGTGCATCTGCAACAGCTGAAAATCGGACGCTGATGTGATTTACCAACAGTAAGGCTCAGTGCAACATGCCATTATTTATAAAAGATTTTCTTTGTAATGTCAAAATAAAACAACCCCCATATCACACACTCATGAACAGTAACTATACTGTATATGTGcctgctctccaggacatctacagcacctggtgtcacaggaagaccaagaAGATAGTCAAGGACCTCATTCCTCCAAACTACGGCCTGTTCACaccactaccatctagaaggcggagacagtacaggtgcattaaagctgcgaacgagagactgaaaaacacctttctccaagccatcagactgttaaatagtcaccaaTAGACGGACTCCGCCCAGTACCATTCtctgaactttagtcactgttactagccggcaaCACCtggtactcaaccctgcaccttagagactgctgcacTATTCTTgcttaaataatgtttacatactgttttacccacttcacaTGTACACAGAACaagaatataaatgcaacatgcaacaatttctaagattttactaagttacagttcatataagaaaaatctgtcaatttaaataaattcattaggccctaatctaaggatttcacatgactgggaatacagatatggaACTGTCGGTCAGagatacggtgcattcggaaagtattcagaccccttgactttgtccacattttgttaagttacagccttattctaaaatgtattaaataaatacaaatcctcgtcaatctacacaccataccccataatgacaaagcaagaacaggttttttgtatttttagcaaatgtatcattttttaaaacagaaataccttatttacatatgtattcagaccctctgctatgagactcgaaattgaggccaggtgcatcctgtttccattgatccgccttgattggagtccacctgtgataaattcaagtgattggacatgatttggaaaggcacacacctgtctatataagatccaaCAGTTGACAtaacatgtcagagcaaaaaccaagcaatgaggtcaaaggaattgtttgtagagttctgagacaggattgtgtcgaggcacagatttgggcaAGGGTGCTAAAATTTTTCtgcaaggtccccaagaacacagtggcctccatccttcCTTCTTAAATgtgactttgggacaagtctctgaacatagcagtgcagcaatgctccccatccaacctgacagagcttgagaggatcagcggagaagaatgggagaaactccccaaatacaggcttgccaagcttgtagcgtcatacccaagaagacttgaggtaattgctgccaaaggtgcttcaacaaagtactgagtaaagggtctgaatacttatgcaaatgtaatatctgtttattttaataccttgcaaaaaaataaaaataaactgtttttgcttttttgGATATTTTGTGTAGATGAGAAAAAACAACCTTTTTATCAGTTTTAGAAAGACTAAAAGAGTCACATTGACTGGAGCAGGCAGTTCACACATTGCTGAGAGAGACAATTTTATATTAGCATATTTTACCTCAGAAATGCGTTAATGACTACTATGAAGCAGTAGGCCTTGTGGGAAACGTCAAGgggtccgaatgcactgtattttccACAAGGCCTGCTGCTTCATTTTAGCCATTACTTTATTTCTGAGTTGAAATATACTAATATAATTGTCTCTCTCAGCAATGTGTGAACTGCCTGCTCCAGTCAATGTGACTCTCTCCTCCAGCCATTTTGTCCATATCCTGACGTGGTATCCAGGGGTGTGTACTACCTCATGAAGGTTTGCTCTGACAGGTATGTGTTTGCTTGTGGGTGTGAGTGTCATTCTGTGATCTGTATGagtatctctctcactccctaaATATCTAAATCAACAAGCAAAAGCAGCCTTCCCTTGAGGCGTTTACTCATGGGAGATTCATTGCTGTAATTACACCACGTAGATGAAGAGACTTGTCAGAACAGGACTGGGAGTGTCTTCCTGCATTTAAGGGCAATGATGCATACCCATAGTTACCTTTAATCTGCTTACTTGTTGGCTAAATATTACAGTAACTGAAGTTCAAAACACTTCAGCTAGTCTTCAActgctctttccctctctctcttagtcCCTATGTTTTGTCCTGTACAGAAGGGGAAGGGTCGGACAGACTTGGGAAGAGGTGGCTGGTTGTGAGCATGTGCAGTCCCCTCTGGTGTGTAGCCTGACCAGAGTTTCTCTGACCGAAACCCCACCTACCACAGCCAAGTGTTCGCTGTGTTGGGGAACCACATCTCACGCCTGACCCACCAAGATTGCTTTAAACTCATCAACGACAATGAGTATCAGCATTTCCTCAGGGTTAAAGTTCAAATACTTTGGAGTTGTGTTCAGTAGCACTAACAGAGCTTGCACCTTATACATTCTCCATTTGAAAAACATCTGGTCCCTTTGGAGAGACTTTCAAGATGCAGTGAGTCATGTCAGAACCTAGCATATTAATTTCTTACAAACAACAGTTGCAAATTCCAATAAAACTAGGCTACAACGCGTATTGAAGTTCACTTTCCTTGCTTGTCTAACAACACTAATGAATCTAGCAAATATGTTCTGGGTCAGAGTGCAGAGTATTTCGTTTCATTGCAGAAATGTTTGTTAGCACGTTTCTCACACTGGCTTTATCCACAGAGGAGTGTTGCCTAGCAACGCGTGCCTCGGAGGGAGGAGTCTACATTGCACAACAAAAGACCATGATTAAGGAATCTGTTTCGGACCCAACAGCTAGCCTGATagcaaaaaatgtctaaaaaatatATGCTTTCAGCTAATAGCGAGAAGTATCCAACAAAATAACTACACTATGGTGTTTACTAATCATAAACTATTTACATGTCGGTACGTTTGTGGACAAGTCTTACTTACTCAACCTTAAAGTCCAATACAGTCGTTTTTATCTTGCTATCATTTCTGAGTAACGATTTAAGTACCTTTTTATAgtgattgttttaaattaaaatggtcaacAAGAAACAAATAGCTTCCAGATATTTTTTTAAAGACTGTCTGTGAGTGTTCTGAGTGGAGAGGGAAAAACGGGAAACCAGCTGTTATTGGAACGCTTCCTTACTgttctattaactaatttaccgcctggtgaCGTCACCAGTCAGGCCAAAACTACATCCTACCAAAACAGGCTAAAATTTCAGTTGGTCTTTTCAAACGGGTTTAACACTAGTGGCATTATCGTGATTTTGGCAATTTCGCAGTAATATGCCAACCTCATAGTgggcctttaaaaaaaataaaagcctGGTTGCACAGCAGTCACTAAGCTCGTTTGTCCCTCTGTGTTTCCTGTAGCCCACCTGGATCTACCCTTGGTGAGTGAGAGCCTGTGACAGCACTCTGTGTGGACCTGAGGCCTCCTGTGGATGGCCAACGAGATGTCTACGACAGGTTCAGCTACAAACTCCACATCAGAAGCAAACCGCAACAGGGATGGCGCAACAGTAAGGACAGGAAGAGCATGATACGTACACTTAAACTTCTTTATGATGGTCCTTTGAAGACCCAAAACCTGTGCCATATGTGTCTATTTGAAATTGAGTGACACATTCAAACTCATTATAAAGCACTCACTAAATCATCAGATGTGCTTATTAATGCATTACATGTTTTTCATTGCTAAATGTCTCTTCAGTGCAGTCAATTTTTCTGGATCAAAATGGGACTTGGCGTGGCCAATAATGTGGTTgctgattttaaaaaatgtagagGCCTAGCTGTTGGTCACAGTGATACAATTTAGCTGTTTTAAAGCTAAGTTGCTGCAATTCTACATGCTTTGCCACGAGGCTAAGAGAACATTTAgcagttttaaagcacatttcctgcagttctacacattggGCCATGGCTTATGCTACTGTATCAAACATTATAATAAAATCAATGGGGGTCTCATGCAATAACACAAATATTCCTGAATGCATACTTTT from Oncorhynchus keta strain PuntledgeMale-10-30-2019 chromosome 7, Oket_V2, whole genome shotgun sequence includes the following:
- the LOC118386064 gene encoding uncharacterized protein LOC118386064, which produces MKHFLLTIYLMVQCGYALCSLPAPVNVSIESLNFHHVLRWSAGPGTPPGTVYKIIRRGNHRQQVPHQTNVTSHRLDLKFPKEEYTFCVSAFHNLSESPVVETTFTPFTQTVIGSPILSLDGCGNCLEINITLLEIETIKKVYGKSLSFDIYWKRAGETKPQMTQTTHLAYMLENLEVGMVYCVRVYTRIITNLNTRSSGWKCAYTSVLEPNRVPAVVAGVSVVLIVSGVGLMVLTFGLLYTGFLCKLKTHQPRGLTALVEGHFLIPERTIPDLVSISSATEEQGKARRSKTHHDRENSNQAGEEEDDEEEEGGNNGYMDRAAGLSSDSSSSTTQSQDASGTNIALLDTAGHSMGLSSEVAAAEEEREAPVGVMVLGCQAQGEVTGEQARVISSFDGDRPRPLGLGGLGGEEEEEEEEEEEEKQREVKETSGNVDLFSVTLGALRREEEGECEAETDFLLEFSKQEQKPQLPIDSLQRNLRPGSMRSQSEIQEDTGLVLTLPKTVCTWIYSEYSNRHADSSTETHSGYLVTHTGTVQADNETEEEEEDFSGYMGH